A single window of Candidatus Gastranaerophilales bacterium DNA harbors:
- a CDS encoding N-6 DNA methylase — MDYLREFNKLLQEVDYSKSISQKFNDFLTMTAYSIAQPFYRSDEFEDKYLDVAKNYKKEQHNNFSEMFTIVIDALEVPQDFLGQIFSTNAMGASYTGQFFTPYHVSKLMAEILNVDVKEKLKHKNFITLSEPCVGSGGMVIAFAQTMQEQGLNYQDKLYVEAVDIDDICYKMAYIQLSLLGIPAKVIKGDSLNLKFQEVLYTPMFFINSFDYKLKLMQDELVAGQKINKEAEFADKIIEITEVKKESFIEEIRLKDIQLRLF; from the coding sequence ATGGATTATCTTAGAGAATTTAATAAGCTTTTGCAAGAAGTTGATTATTCAAAAAGTATTTCGCAGAAGTTTAATGATTTTTTAACAATGACCGCATATTCTATAGCCCAACCATTCTATAGAAGCGATGAGTTTGAAGATAAGTATCTTGATGTAGCAAAAAACTATAAAAAGGAGCAACACAACAATTTTAGTGAAATGTTTACAATAGTTATAGACGCACTGGAGGTGCCTCAGGATTTTTTAGGACAAATCTTTTCTACTAATGCTATGGGTGCAAGCTATACGGGGCAATTTTTTACACCTTATCATGTTTCTAAACTAATGGCAGAGATTCTTAACGTTGATGTAAAAGAAAAGCTCAAGCATAAAAACTTTATTACACTTTCAGAACCTTGTGTTGGCTCAGGGGGTATGGTAATTGCTTTTGCACAAACAATGCAAGAGCAAGGCTTAAACTATCAAGATAAACTATATGTCGAAGCAGTAGATATTGATGATATTTGCTATAAAATGGCATATATCCAACTTTCATTATTAGGTATCCCCGCAAAAGTAATCAAAGGAGATAGCTTGAACTTGAAGTTTCAAGAAGTACTTTATACCCCAATGTTTTTCATTAATAGTTTTGATTACAAGTTAAAACTAATGCAAGATGAATTAGTAGCAGGTCAAAAAATAAATAAAGAAGCTGAATTCGCAGATAAAATTATAGAAATAACTGAGGTAAAAAAAGAAAGTTTTATTGAAGAAATAAGATTGAAGGATATTCAATTGAGGTTATTTTGA
- a CDS encoding helix-turn-helix domain-containing protein, with protein sequence MRKLNINKSSFELNKLITTSFLYSKIELSLSARLVLRCIVDYWNAALGYAYPTQKTIAKCTGLSEVSVGHAIKELVLKQLIAIEKQRKRNYYHFTISFFVYLELVPKVTYGHTLKRFGNIPQVALDNNILINKENASFLNFQYSFNEEEHFDEETKKQNEIERLKIILDTLENKPSLSKLAKKLQIQLKDLQKNEN encoded by the coding sequence ATGAGAAAACTTAATATAAATAAAAGTAGTTTTGAATTGAATAAACTAATAACTACAAGTTTTTTGTATTCTAAAATAGAGCTTTCACTATCCGCCAGATTAGTTTTAAGGTGCATAGTGGACTATTGGAATGCAGCATTAGGTTATGCATACCCGACACAAAAAACAATAGCAAAATGCACTGGACTTAGTGAAGTAAGCGTAGGGCACGCGATAAAAGAATTGGTGCTAAAACAGTTGATAGCAATAGAAAAGCAAAGAAAAAGAAATTACTACCACTTTACCATAAGCTTCTTTGTGTATCTTGAATTAGTACCCAAAGTAACTTATGGTCATACCTTAAAGAGATTTGGTAATATTCCCCAAGTAGCTTTAGACAATAATATATTAATAAATAAAGAAAATGCTTCTTTTTTAAATTTCCAATATAGCTTCAACGAAGAAGAACATTTTGATGAGGAAACGAAAAAACAAAATGAAATAGAAAGGCTTAAAATTATTTTAGATACATTAGAAAATAAACCATCACTTTCTAAATTAGCTAAAAAACTTCAAATACAGTTGAAAGATTTACAAAAAAACGAAAATTAA